Sequence from the Deltaproteobacteria bacterium genome:
CGCGAATTCGCCACGCTCTCCCGGATCCGCAAGGCGGTCGCGTGCGACCTGGAGCTTCTGGCCAACAACAGCTGCCTGTCGTCCTGCGCCCTCTCCCCCTCCCACATGAACGCGCTGGCCCACGCCGGACAGTCGTGGCACGAAAATCGCGGTTTCCTCATCGACTGGTGCTTCCTCCGGTGCACGGAGATGAAGCTGCGCGAGCCGGTGAACTACGTCCGCTCCGAGTGGATCCGCCCGGAGGACCTGTCGCTGTACGAGGAGATGGGGTACGACCGGTTCAAGGTGGCGGAGCGGGACCTCCCCACCCCGGTGATGCTCTCCCGCGTCCGGGCGTACGCGGAGCGCCGGTACGACGGCAACCTCCTCGACCTGGTCCAGCCGTACGCTTTCCGGGGCGCCGACGGGGACGACCGGTATTACCGGAAAGGGATCGGGTGGATGCTCCGCTACCTGCTCCGGCCGCGCCTGGTGAATCCCGCGCGCTTGATGCTCCTCAAGCGCCTGGCGGAGCTGCGCCACATGACCCGCCCGGTGGAGGGGCCGCCGGCCGTGCACGTGGACAACCGGGCGCTGGACGGCTTCATCGAGCGGTTCCGGGAAAAGGGGTGCCGCGACGAAAATTGCGAGGAGTGCCGCTGGTGCCACCGGTTCGCGGAGGCGGCGGTGCGCGTCGACGAGGAGCAGCGGTCGAAGGCGCTGGCGGCGTATGAGGAGCTCTTCCGCGCCCTGGACGGTGGGGATATGTGGCGGTACCTGCCGGGGAAGAGGAGGAAGGCGGGATGAGGGGGCGTTTCGCCCTCAAGGCGCGGGAGCACGTCGGGACCCCGGAGCGGAAGCGCCGCTTCAACGAGCTCCACTTCGCGGAAGCCGCGTCGCGGTACGATCTCGCCACCCGGGCCATGTCGCTCGGCCGGGACGCCGCCTGGAAGCGCGCCCTCGTATC
This genomic interval carries:
- a CDS encoding U32 family peptidase, with protein sequence MRLSVATNFDPGLIAALRGYPVVELFGKLREDAVGGGRASYQLAPVSRKELAAHVRDARAEGIGFNYLLNAACMGNREITRAGQAGIDELCGWLTDIGVESVTVASPLLLRLVKSRFPSLKVRVSVFGGVDRVRKAQMWEEMGADCIVLDSLLVNREFATLSRIRKAVACDLELLANNSCLSSCALSPSHMNALAHAGQSWHENRGFLIDWCFLRCTEMKLREPVNYVRSEWIRPEDLSLYEEMGYDRFKVAERDLPTPVMLSRVRAYAERRYDGNLLDLVQPYAFRGADGDDRYYRKGIGWMLRYLLRPRLVNPARLMLLKRLAELRHMTRPVEGPPAVHVDNRALDGFIERFREKGCRDENCEECRWCHRFAEAAVRVDEEQRSKALAAYEELFRALDGGDMWRYLPGKRRKAG